A single genomic interval of Amblyomma americanum isolate KBUSLIRL-KWMA chromosome 11, ASM5285725v1, whole genome shotgun sequence harbors:
- the LOC144110242 gene encoding nucleoredoxin-like protein 2, translated as MLDDLKNHHAEWLTLPFGDNLQLTLKTRYKVAGIPTLVVLKADGALICANGRPDVQTKGSQAFKDWLTCI; from the exons ATGCTGGACGACCTGAAGAACCACCACGCAGAATGGCTTACGCTTCCCTTTGGCGATAATCTGCAGTT GACGCTGAAGACTCGCTACAAGGTGGCGGGCATACCAACGCTGGTGGTTCTGAAGGCGGACGGCGCTCTCATCTGTGCCAACGGAAGGCCCGACGTCCAGACGAAAGGCAGCCAGGCCTTTAAGGACTGGCTCACTTGCATATGA